The Zingiber officinale cultivar Zhangliang chromosome 9A, Zo_v1.1, whole genome shotgun sequence genome window below encodes:
- the LOC122018732 gene encoding uncharacterized protein LOC122018732: protein MLRTPVSWWERFGSKTPELTTFAIRVLGLTCSASGCERNWSTFESIHTKKRNRLEHAKLNALVFVKYNFKLRERSIRRRDKIDPIVVDEINSDDEWITEKEGPVLPVTTKWLEDDELFESDPIVSVSSATFESLFDSDKRVEDVEDIVEVPPTNSKKRVAENSSGSKDKQARLSLVDVEDNHLDAENYGVIPTFDSGNFPTIDTIDDDSDIELDDTDYF, encoded by the exons ATGTTGCGAACTCCGG TCTCGTGGTGGGAACGTTTTGGAAGTAAGACACCCGAGCTTACTACATTTGCAATTCGAGTGCTTGGTCTCACTTGTAGTGCTTCgggatgtgaaagaaattggagcacTTTTGAATCG ATTCATACAAAAAAGAGAAATAGGCTTGAACATGCAAAGTTGAATGCGTTGGTGTTTGTGAAATATAACTTCAAGCTTAGGGAGAGAAGTATTAGGAGGAGAGACAAGATTGATCCCATTGTAGTTGATGAAATTAATTCAGATGATGAATGGATAACTGAGAAAGAAGGTCCAGTTCTCCCCGTAACTACTAAATGGCTTGAAGATGATGAATTATTTGAAAGTGATCCTATTGTGAGTGTGTCATCTGCTACCTTTGAAAGTCTTTTTGACTCAGATAAGCGAGTCGAAGATGTTGAGGATATAGTTGAAGTTCCTCCTACGAATTCAAAAAAAAGAGTTGCTGAAAATTCAA GTGGAAGCAAAGACAAACAAGCAAGGTTGAGTCTTGTTGATGTGGAAGATAATCATCTTGATGCTGAAAATTATGGAGTAATTCCAACTTTTGATAGTGGAAATTTTCCAACCATAGACACTATTGATGATGATAGTGATATAGAGTTGGATGATACTGATTATTTTTAA